A stretch of Podospora bellae-mahoneyi strain CBS 112042 chromosome 5, whole genome shotgun sequence DNA encodes these proteins:
- a CDS encoding hypothetical protein (EggNog:ENOG503P5YD; antiSMASH:Cluster_11; COG:S) — protein sequence MLSIRAVICTLTCLLFSGLALAQATPRAPGLTFLYSLNCTLGASLPVGAGPNGNRVVIPITGGSFKGPRLSGKVLPLGADWGLIDSKNTFSADTRYQLQTDDNAHIFISTSGPAQSDGFIHLRIKFETGSSKYYWLNNVIAVGILTSGNGYVAIDAWQLTSPTKA from the exons atgCTGTCCATCCGCGCCGTCATTTGCACCCTTACCTGCCTCCTGTTCTCAGGCTTGGCACTGGCACAAGCAACACCTCGGGCACCAGGCCTGACATTCCTCTACTCCCTCAACTGCACATTGGGTGCCTCTCTTCCTGTAGGAGCTGGTCCCAACGGCAACCGTGTGGTGATCCCCATCACCGGTGGATCCTTCAAGGGGCCTCGCTTGTCCG GCAAAGTCCTTCCCCTCGGTGCTGACTGGGGCCTGATTGACTCCAAGAACACCTTCTCGGCCGACACACGCTACCAGCTTCAGACGGATGACAATGCCCACATCTTCATCAGCACGAGCGGTCCGGCGCAGTCCGATGGCTTCATCCACCTCCGCATCAAGTTTGAGACGGGCAGCTCCAAGTATTACTGGCTGAACAACGTAATTGCAGTCGGGATTCTGACATCAGGGAATGGGTACGTCGCTATTGATGCCTGGCAGTTGACGTCGCCGACCAAGGCTTGA
- a CDS encoding hypothetical protein (antiSMASH:Cluster_11; COG:L; EggNog:ENOG50KOG4313), translated as MALLKTRAKLAENAPYTNLDLINMVDTWPYPSSPSYNTHLAKYYTFFVDAYAEPFGYIHDNFVSDLPWPTEYWLVDHDAKTITLKVAQGSADGFGARTKAMRETLWLGHLHVAAENRKAGVIGRRSLYRWCNESFPLLYPPTGEPVLELDGCGVDMLGIINESVFLVAYTYCSPTTPKIPSSSTTSLSTLERATSSTSIASLASGAGSSTATTPLSEVDISKLVFNSTVSLPHTANCAITRPDNEASEEKELRVYLSRRAKWKSAWPSLLDCTAAGGLSSSDLSPLEGMIREAHEEVRLPSPFLRSHAKPIGENRLMLTETEIGEEGCQMQLQHCFEVELPEGVVPRPGEGDGEVAGWELVTVPEMKERMRMGEVKPASGLVLMRWMLGRGLLTEEEGKGVGERLGREWVVE; from the exons ATGGCCTTGCTTAAAACCCGCGCCAAGTTGGCAGAGAATGCCCCCTACACGAACCTAGACCTCATTAACATGGTTGATAC TTGGCCATACCCTTCGTCACCCTCGTACAACACCCACCTCGCAAAATACTACACTTTCTTCGTCGACGCATACGCAGAGCCCTTCGGCTACATCCACGACAACTTTGTTTCCGACCTCCCTTGGCCGACCGAATACTGGCTCGTCGACCACGATGCCAAGACGATCACTCTCAAGGTCGCACAAGGGTCCGCTGATGGGTTCGGGGCCCGCACCAAAGCAATGAGAGAAACCCTCTGGCTTGGACACCTCCATGTTGCGGCCGAGAACAGAAAGGCTGGAGTGATAGGCCGACGCTCCCTGTATCGGTGGTGCAACGAGTCGTTCCCACTGCTCTATCCACCAACCGGAGAGCCAGTCTTGGAACTTGATGGGTGCGGGGTGGATATGCTAGGGATTATCAACGAGAGTGTTTTTCTTGTCGCCTACACTTACTGCTCCCCCACCACGCCGAAGATTCCTTCGTCGTCCACGACGTCATTGTCCACCCTTGAGAGAGCTACATCTTCGACCTCGATCGCGTCGCTGGCTAGCGGGGCGGGATCGTCTACCGCCACCACGCCCCTGTCGGAGGTTGACATTTCGAAGCTTGTCTTCAACAGCACTGTTTCCTTGCCTCACACTGCTAACTGCGCCATCACCCGCCCTGATAATGAAGCCTCGGAGGAAAAAGAGCTCCGAGTGTACCTCTCCCGCCGCGCAAAGTGGAAATCGGCCTGGCCCTCGCTCTTGGACTGCACCGCCGCTGGTggcctctcttcttctgacCTCTCTCCCCTGGAGGGAATGATTAGAGAGGCCCACGAGGAGGTCCGGCTCCCGTCTCCGTTCCTTCGCTCCCATGCCAAACCCATTGGTGAGAACAGATTGATGCTTACGGAGACAGAAatcggagaggagggttgcCAAATGCAGCTGCAGCATTGTTTCGAGGTTGAACTGCCTGAGGGGGTTGTGCCAAGGccaggggagggagatggggaggtggcgggCTGGGAGTTGGTTACTGTGccggagatgaaggagaggatgaggatgggggaggtgaagccggcgagtgggttggtgttgatgaggtggatgTTGGGACGGGGGTTGCtgactgaggaggagggaaagggtgTGGGGGAGAGGCTGGGGCGGGAGTGGGTGGTTGAGTGA
- a CDS encoding hypothetical protein (CAZy:PL3; antiSMASH:Cluster_11; COG:G; EggNog:ENOG503P1J6) codes for MHPLTLLLASMAGLATAQTNTALRSTFPIPSATTHLSAARTIPAGQTLDGGMKQWDRSPSTCSDQSEGGEKDAVFILQEGATLSNVIIGPNNGEGVHCKGACTLNNVWWTDVCEDAATFRQTSGTSYVNGGGARGASDKVFQHNGGGLVAVKNFYAANIGKLYRTCGNCGTQYARHSTFDNIKVEGSSQVVAGVNANFGDTTSVRNSCLLKGAACWIYQGNNSGKEPTKIGSGPSGTACATAAIKTSGC; via the coding sequence atgcaccccctcaccctcctcctcgcctccatgGCCGGCCTAGCCACCGCCCAAACCAACACAGCCCTCCGCAGcaccttccccatcccctcagcaacaacccacctctccgcAGCCCGCACCATCCCCGCCGGCCAAaccctcgacggcggcatGAAGCAATGGGACCGCTCCCCCTCGACCTGCTCCGACCAGTCCGAAGGCGGCGAAAAAGACGCCGTCTTCATCCTGCAAGAGGGcgcaaccctctccaacgtCATCATCGGTCCCAACAACGGCGAGGGCGTCCACTGCAAAGGAGCCTGCACCCTCAACAACGTCTGGTGGACCGACGTCTGCGAGGACGCCGCCACCTTCCGCCAAACCTCCGGAACCTCCTACgtcaacggcggcggtgccCGCGGTGCCAGCGACAAAGTCTTCCAGCACAACGGCGGGGGTTTGGTCGCCGTCAAGAACTTCTATGCCGCCAACATCGGCAAGTTGTATCGCACTTGCGGGAATTGCGGGACGCAGTACGCGAGGCATTCGACGTTTGACAATATCAAGGTCGAGGGGTCGTCgcaggtggtggcgggggtgaaTGCTAATTTTGGGGATACCACCAGTGTGAGGAATAGCTGTTTGCTCAAGGGGGCTGCGTGCTGGATTTATCAGGGGAATAACAGTGGCAAGGAGCCGACCAAAATTGGGAGTGGTCCTTCCGGTACGGCCTGTGCTACTGCTGCTATCAAGACTTCGGGGTGCTAG
- a CDS encoding hypothetical protein (antiSMASH:Cluster_11): MTNGKVKMQRATMAHRLLDQLAQLLGQLESQRGKALEPVQGVVIGQEKADPPHSCIAKCLDEDLRQDNDSLSKELPRDKGQGSRRVRDD, encoded by the coding sequence ATGACCAACGGCAAGGTGAAGATGCAGCGTGCTACTATGGCACACCGTCTGCTTGACCAGCTCGCTCAGCTGCTCGGTCAGTTGGAGTCTCAACGGGGTAAGGCTTTGGAGCCAGTTCAGGGAGTGGTCATCGGTCAGGAAAAGGCCGACCCTCCACACAGCTGCATTGCGAAGTGCCTCGACGAAGATTTACGCCAAGATAACGATTCGCTCTCTAAGGAGCTACCTCGAGATAAGGGACAAGGTTCGAGGAGAGTTAGAGATGATTAG